The Chitinophaga niabensis genome segment ACACGGCACATTTAAGTTATTGTTCAATCAACTGTATCAAACGAAATAATTGCTGCATGAAAAATAAATTCCCATTGCTGCTTGCTGCGGTGTTGCTATTAAATAGCGCAACAGGCTTTGCTCAAAAAGTACCTTCACCCAAAGAACATTTTGGCTTCAACATCGGAGATGATTATCAGCTGGCTAATTATACACAAACAGAAGCCTATTTTAAGAAACTCGAAGCTTCAGATCGTGTAAAGCTGGTGGATATTGGTTTAACGGAGGAAGGACGGCATCAGTATATGATCATTGTTTCTTCCCCGAAAAACATGAAGGAACTGGACAAATATAAATCCATCTCTCAGCAGCTCGCCCATGCAGAAGGGCTGACAGACGACCAGGCCCGTTCATTGGCAGAAACAGGAAAAGCAGTGGTATGGATAGACGGCGGCCTGCATGCAACAGAAGTAGTGGGCACTCATCAGTTGATCGAAACCGCTTACCAGCTGATCTCCCGTACGGATGCAGAAACTATGCGCATCCTGGATAATGTGATCATTCTTTTCACACATGCCAACCCGGATGGACAGGAACTGGTATCCAACTGGTATATGCGGAACAGCGATCCTTTAAAACGATCTACTGAACTATTACCCGTGCTGTATGAAAAATATGCAGGGCATGATAATAACCGGGACTTCTATATGATGAACCTGAAGGAAAGCACCAACATGGGTAAACAATTGTACATAGAGTGGATCCCGCAGATCATGTATAACCACCACCAGCGGGGCCCTGAAGGTTCTGTACTGGCAGGCCCTCCCTACCGCGACCCCTTCAGCTTCTTCTTTGATCCATTACTGGTGACAGGCATCGATGCATTAGGTGCCGCCATGATCAACCGCCTGAATGCAGAAAACAAACCCGGCTTCACCCGCCTGAACGGTTCCAGTTTTTCTACCTGGTACAATGGCGGATTGCGTACTACCTCTCAGTTCCATAACCAGATAGGTTTACTGACGGAGATCATTGGCAACCCTACACCGGAAAAAATACCCGTAGTACCACAAAGGCTGATACCTAACGGTGCTACACCTTTCCCTGTATTACCGAATGACGACTGGCGCTTCCAGCGTTCTATCGATTACTCCGTATCCCTCAATTACGCCATACTCAATTATGCGGCACGCCAGCGGGATGAAGTATTGTTCAACATCTACAGGATGGGCAAGAATGCTATTGAACGCGGCAGCAAAGATACCTGGACGCTTTCTCCCAAAACTTCAGATTCCATTACACAGGCTTTCAGAAGAGACCAGGATGCAAAAGGTGTTAAACGGCCGGAAGATGACGGATCAGATCCCTATGGCTGGAGAAGAAGAGGTAATAATATCCCCCAGGGCTTTTACGATGGTGTACTAAAGAATCCCGCTAACCGGGATGCACGGGGTTACATTATTCCGGCTGACCAACCGGATTTCGGCACAGCAGTGAAGTTCATCAACACACTGGTTAAAACAGGCATCGCTATTGAGAAAGCAACTACTTCATTTACGGTTGCAGGTAAACAATATCCTGCAGGTTCCTATATTGTAAAAGCAGCACAGGCATTCCGCCCACATGTATTGGATATGTTTGAACCTCAAGACCATCCGAATGATTTTCAATATCCCGGCGGCCCTCCCATCCGGCCATATGATGCAGCCGGCTGGACACTCGCTTTCCAGATGGGTGTAGAATTTGACCGTATCATGGATGGCTTTGAAGGGCCTTTTCAAAAATTGCCTTATGGTGAGTTACAATCTCCTCCAAAACAAACCATCGCTGCGAATGCAGGTGCAGGATATTTATTAAGCCCCCATGAGAACAATGCTTTCCTTGCTGTGAACGATCTGCTGAAAGCAGGTGTAAAAGTGTTCCGTACTACAACAGGTAGTGCTGGCATAGCACAGGGAACATTTTTTGTGCCAGCAGGCGCCAAAGCAAAAGAGGTACTGCAGGAAGTGGGATTAAAAACCGCTACGGCTAAAAAACGCCCGGCCAATACTGTCAGCGTGAACCAGATGCGCATTGCATTATGGGATACTTATGGCGGTTCCATGCCCTCAGGCTGGATGCGCTTTATCATGGAGCAATTCCATTTCCCCTATACCGTCATCTATCCAAAAGATATTGACGCAGGGAACCTGAATAGTAAGTATGATGTGATCATTTTCCCAACACGTGCTATCCCTGCACTGGCTGGAAGGGAAAACCCGGCAGGCAATAGTGGCTTCACCCCGCGTGAACCCAAAGAAGAAGAAACACCTGAGCAATACCGCGCTTCCATTGGTAAGATCACACCTGAAAAGTCAATACCTGAATTGCAAAAATTCCTGGAAGCAGGAGGTTCCGTTGTTACCATCGGTTCCAGCACCAGCCTGGCTTATCATCTCAAATTGCCGGTAAGCAATTACCTGGTGGAAAAAGATAAAGAAGGTAAAGAACGCCCATTGCCGGGCACTAAATATTTTGTACCCGGCAGTATCCTCCATGTATCCATAGACAGCACATTGGCAGATACATGGGGTATGCCGGCTGAAGGCAATGTGAACTTTGATAACAGCCCGGTATTTAAGCTGGAAGCTGATGCAGCGGGTAAAGGCATCAAACCCATTGCATGGTTCTCTACTGATCATCCTTTACGTAGCGGATGGGCTTTCGGGCAAGCTTATCTGAAAGATGGTGTGGCAGCATTCATAGCGCCGGTGGGTACAGGCAAACTGTATGCATTTGGACCGGAGATCACTTTCCGTGGACAGTCGCACAGCACATTCAAATTATTGTTCAATGGTTTATATAACCTGGATATAAAACCGTCATTGTCTAATGATAAGAAATAGTTAGCGTTTCAATCAACTAGTGGTAAGTGAGCGGAGTCTTTTGGCTCCGCTTCTTTTTTAATTAGGTTAAAATAATACTGCATATGTGTTGAAATAATAGTGAGAACCTTGTGTCCCTACTAGTCAGGGCATCTAACTATAAATAGTGATATTAGGGTTATAATTCTTATTATTGTTGCTGTTAAATCCCTAATAGCAACAGATTTTATATGCATTTATCCCTTTGCAGTTCAACCTACTGGTCTCGAAAATTAGGCTTTATCATTCTCCAGAGCTTGGCGATAGTGCTATTGGGTAGCTTTACTTCAGTACATGCACAGGCCCCTACAATCGCCTCTTTCACACCTACCACTGCCTGCCAGGGACAATCTATCACCATAACTGGAACGGATTTCACAGGCGCTACATCTGTAAGGATAGGGGGCCTGAACGCCACTGGTTTTACTGTCAATAGCGCCACAAGTATCACTGTTAATGTTCCTGATCAAGCTGCAAATGGAACAGTGGAAGTAACTACGCCAGCCGGTACAGCAGTCAGTAGCACAAACATATCTGTACTAACTACCCCCCAGCCCGTCTTGAGAGACCTGAGTTCACTTGACCCTTTCAGCAATTGTGTGGGGAATGCAACCTATCAACTGGTTGTAGGCAATAACTCTGTTACAACGGGCACAGGAAATGTTTATCAAATTAACTGGGGAGACAATACACCTGTCTTTACATCAACAGATTGGGCTCCGGGCGCACAAACTACCCACACATATACATCCCAGGGATTCTTTCCTATTGTGATCACTATCACACCTGCCAATGGCTGTGCAAAAAGTGTAACCTACCAGTTTTACAATGGAAATAATCCTTTGGCCAGTTTTAGTACTTCCACTTCTACTACAGGTTTATGTGCCCCGGCGCCCGTTGAGTTCCAGATCGGCAATTGGTTCAATAACTCACCTGGTACTACCTATGTACTTAATTTTGGCGACGGGAGCCCGATCGTTACTTTACAACATCCATTAAATGCGACAAACGCTGTTCACTTAATTACCCATCAATATACAACTTCCTCCTGCCCTAATATAGATTTCATAGCAACACTAAGGGTTACCAATGGGTGTTTCACCACTACTTATACTTTAGACAAAATTATTGTAAGGAAAAAGCCTATTGCAGATTTTGGCCTCCCGCTTACGGCTTGTACAAATACTCCCGTTTGTTTCACCAATCAAACAATAAACGGTTCCAGTGGATCTAACAGTTGCTCTTCAGCGAGTGTTTTCACATGGGATTTTGGAGATGGCAATACTTACACAGGCCCTACCCTTTCCCCCTGCCATACGTATGCAGCAGGGACTTATAATGTTACATTGACTGCTTCCAATGCAAGTTGCGGAAGCGACTCTAAAACAAAACAGATCACTGTAAGCCCCCTGTCTCCCCCACCTGTAGTGTCCCCTGTAGCTTACTGCAGAGGAGCAACAGCCGCTCAGCTTACAGCAACAGGTACAGGATTATTATGGTATACAGGCCCAACAGGAGGAACCGGCAGTGTTATTGCTCCTACTCCTTCAACCAATACACCAGGCACTACAACGTATTATGTTACTCAGACCATTCCCGGCAGTTGTGAAAGCCCAAGAGTACCGCTTGTTGTTACGGTGAATGCCTTACCTGCTGCACCTGGTGTAACCACACCCGTTCAACTCTGCTTAAATCAAACAGCCAACCCCCTCACTGCAACAGGATCAGGTTTGTTATGGTACTCAGGCCCAACAGGTGGCATAGGTTCTCCAACAGCTCCTACACCCTCTACCACAGCAATTGGCAGTACAAATTATTATGTAAGTCAAACAGTCAATAATTGTGAAGGCCCAAGGGCGCTCATAGTGGTAACAGTAAATCCATTAGCCGTGATGCCTGCTGTGGTATCTCCTGTCCTTTACTGTCAGAACCAGCCGGCAGTTCCTTTAACTGCAACCGGAACGGGTTTATTATGGTATACAGGTCCAACAGGCGGCACAGGTTCGCCAACTGCTCCAACACCTTTAACAAACACTCCCGGCAGCACAACGTATTATGTAAGCCAGGTTACAGGATGCGGGGAAAGTCCCAGGGCATCTATAACTGTAGATGTTACACAGGCACCAAATGCTTCCATCACTTATACGCCTGCAGTATTGTGTAATGTGATAAACTCTGCGGTTAATCCCAATCCACCAATACCTGTAAGCCAGACAGGAACATCTGGCGGTACTTATTCAACATCACCGGCAGGATTGCCGATAGATCCGGCCACCGGAGAGATCAATCCCTCCGGTGCTACCGCTGGTACTTATACAATCAGGTATATAGTTCCGGGTACAGGAGGATGTGCAAGCTATACAGCTACCACAACTGTTACCATAAATAGTACGCCAACTGCTACAATTACTTATCCGCCTATTTGTACCGCAGATGCTGCAACCAATGTATCATTAACAGGTACGGCAGGTGGAACTTATTCTTCAGCCGCAGGTTTAACCATTAATCCTGCAACAGGAAGTATTACTCCTGCTACAAGTACACCCGGAACTTATGCAGTAACATATACCATTGCTGCAGCAGGCCCCTGCCCCGGATTCACAACAAGTACGAATGTTACGGTTACGCAGGCACCATCAGCTTCCATTAGCTATACACCTGCTGTGTTGTGTAACGTGCTCAACTCAGCAACCACACCAAATCTTCCGGTATCTGTAAGCCAAACGGGAACAACCGGTGGCACTTATTCAACATCACCGGCAGGGTTACCAATAGATCCAACAACCGGAGAGATCAATCCTTCCGGTGCTGTAGCTAGTACTTATATAATCAGGTATACAGTCCCGGGTACAGGAGGATGTGCAAACTATGCAGCTACCACAACTGTTACCATAAATAGTACGCCAACTGCTACAATTACTTATCCGCCTATTTGTACCGCAGATGCTGCAACCAATGTATCATTAACAGGTACGGCAGGTGGAACTTATTCTTCAGTCGCAGGTTTAACCATTAATCCTGCAACAGGAAGTATTACTCCTGCTACAAGTACACCCGGAACTTATGCAGTAACATATACCATTGCTGCAGCAGGCCCCTGCCCCGGATTCGCAACAAGTACGAATGTTACGGTTACGCAGGCACCATCAGCTTCCATCAGCTATACACCTGCCGTGTTGTGTAATGTACTCAATTCAGCAGCTAATCCTAATCCACCAATAACCGTAAATCAGACTGGCACAACTGGCGGCACTTATTCAATCACACCGGCAGGGTTACCAATAGATCCAACAACCGGAGAGGTCAATCCTTCCGGTGCTACCGCTGGTACTTATACAATCAGGTATACTGTTCGCGGTACAGGAGGATGTGCAGATTATAGCACCACTGCCACTGTTTCTATAAGCGGCGCACCAACTGCCACTATTAATTATGCAGGATCTCCCTATTGCGGAAGTACAACAATACTACAACAGGTTTCCCTTTCCGGCACCACAGGAGGAACATTTACTTCAAGCCAGGGTTTATCCATCAATGCAGTAACAGGAGCCATCAATCCATCTCTGAGCGTGCCTGGTATTTATAGCGTAAGGTATACTATTGCGGCTTCTGCTCCATGCCCGGGTTATACTACTACCGCAAATCTTACAATTCATGAAAGTCCGGTAATAACTTTCCCCATTCCTAATCAAACTATTTGCTCCGGGGAAACAGCCACATATATACCCTCTTCAACAGTTGCCAATACTACTTACTCCTGGTCAGTGGTGGGGGCACTACCGCCAAATGTGAGCGGTGTAAGTACAGGAAGCTCAACCGGTCCAATATCCTTATCATTTACAAATACAGGTGTAATTAGCCAGGCCATCACGGTGCGTGTTTTACCGGTTAATCCATCCCTGCCTCCATGCCCGGGAATACCTTATAATATAGTATTGAACGTAAAACCAGCTACACCTGCACCTGTTACCAATATAGCAAACTTCTGCATGGGTACGCCGCCTGCTGCACTGCAAGTGAACCCCATACCCGGTACTACTATCAAATGGTACGATGGAAATATGGTTTTACTAAATGCAGCTCCTGTAATCAGTACAAATACTGCCGGTCAATTCACTTACTATGTTAGCCAGACGAATACCTTCGGATGTGAAAGCCCTAAATCAGCCATCCTTGCCATTGTTCACCCCACGGCTAAAATTGTCAGTTCATCCTACACACATCCAACCTCCTGCGGAATTCCCACAGGCTCCATTGTATTAAATGTGCTGGACCTGAATAATGGCCCTCTTCCTAATATTCCTGTGATTGTTCATTATGATAAATTCCAGACCTCGTATACATTTTCCACCAATACGGATGCTTCAGGAAGGATTGTAATTCCACTCACGGCAGGAACTTATTCCGGAATATCTGTACAAACAAATGGTGGCTGTACATCACAAAAGATACCGGATGTATTTGTTTTAAGGGATCCTACACCTCCCGCTCAGCCTGTGGCCGGTTATAATCCCCCGGTATGTTCCGGAACGGCGTTAACATTAACGGCCCTTTCTCCTACAAGTACACAGGCCGGCCCTGTTGATTATGTATGGGTAGGCCCTGCTTTCGGCACCTTTGCTGACACGGTCCGTAATACGGTGATCACTTTCCCTTCGGCTGCCATGTCCCATGCAGGAACTTATATTGTGTATGCTATCCAGAACAATTGTATTTCATTACCTGCAACTTTCAATGTTGTTATCAACCAGGCTCCTCTCAAACCTGTTATTGCAACAAAAACACCACTATGCGTTGGGGACGACCTGGTATTGCAGGCTTACAGCTCAATTCCTGGAAATGCAGCACTCACTTACCTGTGGAAGGGGCCAGGAACAGGCTTCCCGGTAAATACCTCAAACGCCGGAATAAATAAAGTAAAGATCCAGGATGCCGGGATATATACAGTAACAGTAACTTCTCCTCAAACAGGTTGCAGTACCAGCACGGATACTTTAATACAGATTGGCGGATACCCAATCGTAAAATTCCCGCAGGACACGCTGATACTCCCAACCGGCACCCGTATAAACCTGGCACCTGTAATTACCAATGCCGCAGAGCCTGGTATTTTACCCATACGAAGTTATACCTGGACCCCATCACAGGAGCTTACCTGTAATGATCCAGCATGCTCTTCTCCGGTTGCAACTGTAAAAAACAATATCTGTTATAATGTAACGGCAACGAATATATATGGCTGTAGTAGAAGTGATGATATCTGTATTAAAGTATTCTGCCAGAACTCACAGGTGTTCATTCCAAATGCCTTTGTGCCGAATGGAAATGTTCCTGAAAACACAAAGCTGATAGTCAGGGGAACCGGCATTGCATCCGTTAAATCCTTCAGGATATTTAACCGCTGGGGGAAAATGTTATTCGAAAGAAGCAACTTCCCCGCTAACAGTACGGATTTTGGATGGGATGGCAGGGTGAATGGAAAGATGGCCGATACCGGTGTATATATCTATACAGTAGAAGTTATTTGTGAAAATGGAACGCCCTATACTTTTAAAGGTAATGTTACACTACTATAAACAACTTATTTATGAAACGATATCTTTTGTTATTTATAGGTTGTCTTTCCAGCATTGCGGGATACTCACAGGATGTTGGCTTTTCTCAGTTCTATGAGCAGCCGCTTTTGCGCAACCCTGCTTTGGCCGGCATCTTTACAGGAGATCTTCGGTTTACTGCATCTTACAGGAACCAATGGCAAAGTGTTACTATTCCTTACAGGACTTTTGGGTTAAGCTCAGAGGTTAAGATGCCTATCAATATCGCGAATGACGACAATCTTAC includes the following:
- a CDS encoding M14 family metallopeptidase, coding for MKNKFPLLLAAVLLLNSATGFAQKVPSPKEHFGFNIGDDYQLANYTQTEAYFKKLEASDRVKLVDIGLTEEGRHQYMIIVSSPKNMKELDKYKSISQQLAHAEGLTDDQARSLAETGKAVVWIDGGLHATEVVGTHQLIETAYQLISRTDAETMRILDNVIILFTHANPDGQELVSNWYMRNSDPLKRSTELLPVLYEKYAGHDNNRDFYMMNLKESTNMGKQLYIEWIPQIMYNHHQRGPEGSVLAGPPYRDPFSFFFDPLLVTGIDALGAAMINRLNAENKPGFTRLNGSSFSTWYNGGLRTTSQFHNQIGLLTEIIGNPTPEKIPVVPQRLIPNGATPFPVLPNDDWRFQRSIDYSVSLNYAILNYAARQRDEVLFNIYRMGKNAIERGSKDTWTLSPKTSDSITQAFRRDQDAKGVKRPEDDGSDPYGWRRRGNNIPQGFYDGVLKNPANRDARGYIIPADQPDFGTAVKFINTLVKTGIAIEKATTSFTVAGKQYPAGSYIVKAAQAFRPHVLDMFEPQDHPNDFQYPGGPPIRPYDAAGWTLAFQMGVEFDRIMDGFEGPFQKLPYGELQSPPKQTIAANAGAGYLLSPHENNAFLAVNDLLKAGVKVFRTTTGSAGIAQGTFFVPAGAKAKEVLQEVGLKTATAKKRPANTVSVNQMRIALWDTYGGSMPSGWMRFIMEQFHFPYTVIYPKDIDAGNLNSKYDVIIFPTRAIPALAGRENPAGNSGFTPREPKEEETPEQYRASIGKITPEKSIPELQKFLEAGGSVVTIGSSTSLAYHLKLPVSNYLVEKDKEGKERPLPGTKYFVPGSILHVSIDSTLADTWGMPAEGNVNFDNSPVFKLEADAAGKGIKPIAWFSTDHPLRSGWAFGQAYLKDGVAAFIAPVGTGKLYAFGPEITFRGQSHSTFKLLFNGLYNLDIKPSLSNDKK
- a CDS encoding Ig-like domain-containing protein, which produces MLLGSFTSVHAQAPTIASFTPTTACQGQSITITGTDFTGATSVRIGGLNATGFTVNSATSITVNVPDQAANGTVEVTTPAGTAVSSTNISVLTTPQPVLRDLSSLDPFSNCVGNATYQLVVGNNSVTTGTGNVYQINWGDNTPVFTSTDWAPGAQTTHTYTSQGFFPIVITITPANGCAKSVTYQFYNGNNPLASFSTSTSTTGLCAPAPVEFQIGNWFNNSPGTTYVLNFGDGSPIVTLQHPLNATNAVHLITHQYTTSSCPNIDFIATLRVTNGCFTTTYTLDKIIVRKKPIADFGLPLTACTNTPVCFTNQTINGSSGSNSCSSASVFTWDFGDGNTYTGPTLSPCHTYAAGTYNVTLTASNASCGSDSKTKQITVSPLSPPPVVSPVAYCRGATAAQLTATGTGLLWYTGPTGGTGSVIAPTPSTNTPGTTTYYVTQTIPGSCESPRVPLVVTVNALPAAPGVTTPVQLCLNQTANPLTATGSGLLWYSGPTGGIGSPTAPTPSTTAIGSTNYYVSQTVNNCEGPRALIVVTVNPLAVMPAVVSPVLYCQNQPAVPLTATGTGLLWYTGPTGGTGSPTAPTPLTNTPGSTTYYVSQVTGCGESPRASITVDVTQAPNASITYTPAVLCNVINSAVNPNPPIPVSQTGTSGGTYSTSPAGLPIDPATGEINPSGATAGTYTIRYIVPGTGGCASYTATTTVTINSTPTATITYPPICTADAATNVSLTGTAGGTYSSAAGLTINPATGSITPATSTPGTYAVTYTIAAAGPCPGFTTSTNVTVTQAPSASISYTPAVLCNVLNSATTPNLPVSVSQTGTTGGTYSTSPAGLPIDPTTGEINPSGAVASTYIIRYTVPGTGGCANYAATTTVTINSTPTATITYPPICTADAATNVSLTGTAGGTYSSVAGLTINPATGSITPATSTPGTYAVTYTIAAAGPCPGFATSTNVTVTQAPSASISYTPAVLCNVLNSAANPNPPITVNQTGTTGGTYSITPAGLPIDPTTGEVNPSGATAGTYTIRYTVRGTGGCADYSTTATVSISGAPTATINYAGSPYCGSTTILQQVSLSGTTGGTFTSSQGLSINAVTGAINPSLSVPGIYSVRYTIAASAPCPGYTTTANLTIHESPVITFPIPNQTICSGETATYIPSSTVANTTYSWSVVGALPPNVSGVSTGSSTGPISLSFTNTGVISQAITVRVLPVNPSLPPCPGIPYNIVLNVKPATPAPVTNIANFCMGTPPAALQVNPIPGTTIKWYDGNMVLLNAAPVISTNTAGQFTYYVSQTNTFGCESPKSAILAIVHPTAKIVSSSYTHPTSCGIPTGSIVLNVLDLNNGPLPNIPVIVHYDKFQTSYTFSTNTDASGRIVIPLTAGTYSGISVQTNGGCTSQKIPDVFVLRDPTPPAQPVAGYNPPVCSGTALTLTALSPTSTQAGPVDYVWVGPAFGTFADTVRNTVITFPSAAMSHAGTYIVYAIQNNCISLPATFNVVINQAPLKPVIATKTPLCVGDDLVLQAYSSIPGNAALTYLWKGPGTGFPVNTSNAGINKVKIQDAGIYTVTVTSPQTGCSTSTDTLIQIGGYPIVKFPQDTLILPTGTRINLAPVITNAAEPGILPIRSYTWTPSQELTCNDPACSSPVATVKNNICYNVTATNIYGCSRSDDICIKVFCQNSQVFIPNAFVPNGNVPENTKLIVRGTGIASVKSFRIFNRWGKMLFERSNFPANSTDFGWDGRVNGKMADTGVYIYTVEVICENGTPYTFKGNVTLL